One genomic window of Ziziphus jujuba cultivar Dongzao chromosome 4, ASM3175591v1 includes the following:
- the LOC107414172 gene encoding arogenate dehydratase/prephenate dehydratase 1, chloroplastic isoform X2, with protein sequence MDLKSVALLGNSIPKVGWGYLDSRPSGVAFNLLGGSQKVSKKWMSFGALSGSSACGGIRSLEDEELQRLADQRQQNVSKRSQKDLSLFPRPLTGSDFAVTPDDGSKTRISFKGVLGSYSEDAALKAYPKCETVPCNEFEDAFKAVELWLAEKAVLPIENSSGGSIHRNYDLLLRHRLHIVGEVQLAINLCLLALPGTRKEHLKRVLSHPQALELSDNFLSKLGVVQENVDDSAGAAQYVASKGLRDAGVVASARAAEIYGLNILAERIQDESDIISRYLTSIVFTLEEGPGILFKALAVFALRDINLTKIESRPQRNRPLRVVDDSNTGSAKYFDYLFYIDFEASMAEPRAQNALGHLQEFATFLRVLGCYPMDTTL encoded by the exons ATGGATCTTAAGTCTGTGGCTTTGTTGGGGAatagtattcctaaagtgggTTGGGGTTATTTGGATTCTAGGCCATCTGGGGTTGCTTTTAATCTTCTTGGGGGTTCACAAAAAGTGAGCAAAAAGTGGATGTCGTTTGGTGCACTTTCGGGTTCATCGGCTTGTGGGGGAATAAGGTCATTGGAGGATGAGGAATTGCAGCGGCTTGCTGATCAGAGACAGCAAAATGTTTCTAAGAGATCGCAGAAGGATTTGAGCTTATTTCCGA GACCATTAACTGGGTCTGATTTTGCTGTCACACCTGATGATGGATCAAAGACGCGAATATCGTTCAAG GGAGTATTGGGTTCATACAGTGAGGATGCTGCACTCAAAGCCTACCCTAAATGTGAAACTGTTCCTTGTAATGAGTTTGAAGATGCATTTAAG GCAGTTGAATTATGGCTTGCTGAAAAGGCTGTTCTTCCAATTGAGAATTCTTCAGGTGGAAGCATCCATCGAAATTATGATTTGCTTCTTCGTCATAGGCTTCACATCGTTGGTGAGGTTCAGTTGGCCATTAATCTCTGCCTTTTAGCTCTCCCAGGCACTAGAAAAGAACATTTGAAACGTGTTCTAAGTCATCCACAG GCACTTGAATTAAGTGATAATTTCCTAAGTAAGTTAGGTGTTGTCCAAGAAAATGTCGATGATTCAGCTGGTGCCGCTCAG TATGTAGCTTCAAAAGGCCTAAGGGATGCTGGAGTTGTTGCAAGTGCTCGAGCTGCAGAAATTTATGGGCTTAACATCCTTGCTGAAAGAATCCAG GATGAGTCTGATATCATTTCTCGTTATCTG ACAAGCATTGTTTTTACCCTAGAAGAAGGCCCTGGAATACTGTTTAAAGCATTGGCCGTGTTTGCACTGAGGGACATAAATTTGACAAAG ATTGAAAGTCGGCCACAGAGAAATCGGCCATTAAGAGTAGTTGATGACTCCAACACTGGGAGTGCTAA gtACTTTGACTACCTTTTCTATATTGATTTTGAGGCGTCTATGGCAGAACCACGTGCACAAAATGCTTTAGGGCATTTGCAG
- the LOC107414172 gene encoding arogenate dehydratase/prephenate dehydratase 1, chloroplastic isoform X1: MDLKSVALLGNSIPKVGWGYLDSRPSGVAFNLLGGSQKVSKKWMSFGALSGSSACGGIRSLEDEELQRLADQRQQNVSKRSQKDLSLFPRPLTGSDFAVTPDDGSKTRISFKGVLGSYSEDAALKAYPKCETVPCNEFEDAFKAVELWLAEKAVLPIENSSGGSIHRNYDLLLRHRLHIVGEVQLAINLCLLALPGTRKEHLKRVLSHPQALELSDNFLSKLGVVQENVDDSAGAAQYVASKGLRDAGVVASARAAEIYGLNILAERIQDESDIISRYLVLARDPIIPRTDKPFRTSIVFTLEEGPGILFKALAVFALRDINLTKIESRPQRNRPLRVVDDSNTGSAKYFDYLFYIDFEASMAEPRAQNALGHLQEFATFLRVLGCYPMDTTL; this comes from the exons ATGGATCTTAAGTCTGTGGCTTTGTTGGGGAatagtattcctaaagtgggTTGGGGTTATTTGGATTCTAGGCCATCTGGGGTTGCTTTTAATCTTCTTGGGGGTTCACAAAAAGTGAGCAAAAAGTGGATGTCGTTTGGTGCACTTTCGGGTTCATCGGCTTGTGGGGGAATAAGGTCATTGGAGGATGAGGAATTGCAGCGGCTTGCTGATCAGAGACAGCAAAATGTTTCTAAGAGATCGCAGAAGGATTTGAGCTTATTTCCGA GACCATTAACTGGGTCTGATTTTGCTGTCACACCTGATGATGGATCAAAGACGCGAATATCGTTCAAG GGAGTATTGGGTTCATACAGTGAGGATGCTGCACTCAAAGCCTACCCTAAATGTGAAACTGTTCCTTGTAATGAGTTTGAAGATGCATTTAAG GCAGTTGAATTATGGCTTGCTGAAAAGGCTGTTCTTCCAATTGAGAATTCTTCAGGTGGAAGCATCCATCGAAATTATGATTTGCTTCTTCGTCATAGGCTTCACATCGTTGGTGAGGTTCAGTTGGCCATTAATCTCTGCCTTTTAGCTCTCCCAGGCACTAGAAAAGAACATTTGAAACGTGTTCTAAGTCATCCACAG GCACTTGAATTAAGTGATAATTTCCTAAGTAAGTTAGGTGTTGTCCAAGAAAATGTCGATGATTCAGCTGGTGCCGCTCAG TATGTAGCTTCAAAAGGCCTAAGGGATGCTGGAGTTGTTGCAAGTGCTCGAGCTGCAGAAATTTATGGGCTTAACATCCTTGCTGAAAGAATCCAG GATGAGTCTGATATCATTTCTCGTTATCTGGTACTTGCTAGGGATCCAATTATTCCAAGAACTGATAAGCCATTTAGA ACAAGCATTGTTTTTACCCTAGAAGAAGGCCCTGGAATACTGTTTAAAGCATTGGCCGTGTTTGCACTGAGGGACATAAATTTGACAAAG ATTGAAAGTCGGCCACAGAGAAATCGGCCATTAAGAGTAGTTGATGACTCCAACACTGGGAGTGCTAA gtACTTTGACTACCTTTTCTATATTGATTTTGAGGCGTCTATGGCAGAACCACGTGCACAAAATGCTTTAGGGCATTTGCAG